In the Tribolium castaneum strain GA2 chromosome 1, icTriCast1.1, whole genome shotgun sequence genome, one interval contains:
- the LOC655926 gene encoding N-acetylneuraminate 9-O-acetyltransferase: MTSDKSRIEKIIDQINASNAKKVALLLVIGFVCYHGILHVRYGTNSCKWLLSDGRYKGDQEWQPYGCMLHRYTKIDTRKCLRYIAFYGTSSHFVFIGDKRMQDLYVTFVNHLIQDEERFLRPPEDIAKNLTHTDNTLKVKAEFFGMPFISKAMIDKFRQWQLSKEPPSVIVAGCALQAIQISNASLTMVEEYKVNLTRLVQPIHNLHKKKTKVLWALQEPVNSEKLKPELRIITNEIINLYNKAAMEMLHYSEAEIWRSIRLVGEGMISMSPDGIYLPQRSLLYDIQILLNMYCNDYMNFNDGTCCSSTETYTTLQIVTFAILGICASIAIVMLCTRLIMKWRGRPIHEYSQLPDNAHQPPATPGSYYNLFTSLAKMALIMSYFFLCDRTNFFMKENKYYSEFSFWLPIGYVTVLGLFFTEDSKYTKVLHRDQLNEWKGWMQLVILVYHITGASRILPINMHIKVLISAYLFLLGYEQFCCVWQRGDIGIVSFFRVLFQLNFITVTLCLCMNRPYQFYYFVPLLSFWYLMTYCFLAFPPHITAQTSENNVMQYFYLLIKFVVFFTVITILFMSEVFFEKVFVTRPWKALFVTTDDDIREWWFRWKLDRYTIIYGMGFAVILLLAQRYNIYDDNNHNNLFSRGLALTGILVAIAGIGCYLSITFLCSTELECSEIHSYIVFIPIVGYIVLRNISGVLRTRYSSLFAWFGEISLELFISQYHIWLAADTHGVLVLIPGYPVLNVMITSFIFVCASHEVHRLTKVLLPYAVPYDWKCVLRNFILFLAVLVPIGINDGMF; encoded by the exons ATGACCAGTGACAAATCTCggattgagaaaataattgatcAGATTAATGCAAGTAATGCCAAGAAAGTCGCTTTACTTTTAGTGATCGGTTTCGTGTGTTATCATGGAATTCTCCACGTCAGATATG GGACAAATTCTTGCAAGTGGCTGCTGTCAGACGGTCGCTACAAGGGGGACCAGGAGTGGCAGCCCTACGGCTGCATGCTCCACAGATACACCAAGAT CGATACCAGAAAATGTTTACGGTACATAGCATTTTACGGCACTAGCAGCCACTTTGTGTTTATTGGCGATAAGAGAATGCAAGATTTGTATGTAACTTTTGTTAACCACTTAATTCAGGATGAAGAGCGGTTTTTGCGACCACCTGAAGATATCGCGAAAAATCTAACACATACGGATAACACGCTGAAGGTGAAGGCTGAATTTTTTGGCATGCCTTTTATATCAAAAGCAATGATTGATAAATTCAG ACAGTGGCAACTGTCTAAAGAACCCCCATCTGTGATAGTAGCTGGATGCGCATTGCAAGCCATTCAAATATCAAATGCATCACTGACTATGGTTGAAGAGTATAAAGTGAATTTGACGCGACTTGTTCAACCGATTCATAATCTTCACAAGAAAAAGACCAAAGTTTTGTGGGCGTTACAGGAACCTGTAAATTCTGAGAAACTTAAGCCTGAACTACGTATCATCACAAATGAAATTATCAACTTGTATAATAAAGCCGCAATGGAG aTGTTACATTATTCTGAAGCCGAAATATGGCGTAGCATCAGACTGGTAGGCGAGGGAATGATCTCCATGAGCCCTGATGGCATTTACCTACCACAACGTTCTTTACTATACGACATCCAAATTCTTCTAAACATGTACTGCAATGATTACATGAACTTCAATGACGGGACTTGCTGCAGTTCGACAGAAACATACACAACCTTGCAGATAGTTACATTTGCTATTCTTGGCATTTG TGCAAGTATAGCCATCGTAATGCTATGCACCCGCCTGATAATGAAATGGCGCGGCCGCCCCATCCACGAATACAGCCAACTCCCCGACAACGCCCACCAACCCCCAGCCACCCCCGGCAGCTACTACAACCTCTTCACCAGTCTGGCCAAGATGGCCCTCATCATGTCGTACTTTTTCCTTTGTGACCGCACGAATTTCTTCatgaaagaaaataaatactatTCCGAATTCAGCTTTTGGCTTCCAATCGGCTACGTTACCGTGCTAGGCCTATTTTTCACCGAGGACAGTAAATACACCAAAGTGTTACATCGCGACCAGCTAAACGAATGGAAAGGCTGGATGCAGCTAGTCATTCTAGTGTACCACATCACAGGCGCGAGCCGCATCTTGCCCATAAACATGCACATCAAAGTGTTAATATCGGCGTATTTGTTTCTGCTAGGCTATGAGCAGTTTTGCTGCGTCTGGCAGAGGGGTGATATAGGCATAGTTAGCTTCTTCCGCGTGCTTTTCCAGCTCAACTTCATAACGGTGACGCTGTGTCTTTGCATGAACCGCCCGTATCAGTTCTATTATTTCGTTCCGTTGCTGTCTTTTTGGTACTTGATGACCTACTGCTTCCTGGCGTTTCCGCCACACATCACAGCGCAAACCTCCGAGAATAACGTCATGCAGTACTTCTACTTGCTGATAAAGTTTGTTGTCTTCTTCACCGTTATTACCATCCTGTTCATGTCGGAGGTTTTCTTCGAGAAGGTTTTCGTCACAAGGCCTTGGAAGGCCCTTTTCGTGACAACAGATGACGATATCAGGGAGTGGTGGTTCAGGTGGAAGCTTGACAGATACACAATAATCTACGGGATGGGATTTGCCGTAATTCTGCTTTTGGCGCAACGTTACAACATTTACGATGACAACAAccacaataatttattttcgagaGGGTTGGCCTTGACTGGGATTCTAGTAGCAATAGCGGGGATTGGCTGTTACTTGTCGATAACCTTCCTCTGTTCGACTGAGCTAGAGTGCAGTGAGATACACTCCTACATTGTTTTTATTCCCATTGTGGGCTACATTGTGTTGAGGAACATTTCCGGGGTGTTGCGAACTCGATATTCGAGTTTGTTTGCTTGGTTTGGCGAAATTTCATTGGAGCTTTTTATAAGTCAGTATCATATTTGGCTTGCGGCTGATACGCACGGTGTTTTAGTACTTATCCCGGGTTATCCGGTTTTGAATGTAATGATCACGTCGTTTATTTTTGTATGTGCTTCGCATGAAGTGCACCGTTTAACCAAAGTCTTGCTGCCATATGCCGTTCCCTACGATTGGAAATGTGTTTTGCGGAACTTTATCTTGTTTTTGGCGGTGTTGGTACCGATTGGGATAAATGATGGCATGTTCTAG